A region of Allocoleopsis franciscana PCC 7113 DNA encodes the following proteins:
- a CDS encoding quercetin 2,3-dioxygenase: MTLNQQGIVMMPQEGDVLTVAGDTVTFKALGQNTQGQYALIEIACNPFVGTPPHIHSREDEAFYILEGEVEFCLDDQTILATPGTFLHSPRGQKHSFKNTGTTRSRMLCWVTPAGLEMFFAEVGRPVADPLNPPVPDQAAIDKLLATAPKYGLTILPSEA, encoded by the coding sequence ATGACTCTAAACCAGCAAGGAATAGTCATGATGCCTCAGGAAGGCGATGTTTTGACAGTTGCCGGTGACACTGTCACGTTCAAGGCATTGGGGCAGAACACTCAGGGGCAATATGCGCTGATTGAGATTGCATGTAATCCTTTTGTCGGTACGCCACCCCATATTCATAGTCGTGAAGATGAAGCATTTTACATACTTGAGGGTGAAGTCGAGTTTTGCTTAGATGACCAAACTATTTTGGCAACACCTGGTACGTTCTTACATTCTCCCAGGGGACAAAAACACAGTTTCAAAAATACTGGAACGACGCGATCGCGAATGTTGTGTTGGGTAACACCGGCTGGTTTGGAAATGTTCTTTGCTGAAGTTGGGAGACCTGTCGCTGATCCACTCAATCCACCTGTGCCCGATCAGGCTGCGATCGATAAGCTGCTAGCGACTGCACCAAAATATGGACTCACAATCTTACCCTCTGAAGCATAA